A single window of Pueribacillus theae DNA harbors:
- a CDS encoding glutaredoxin family protein, protein MTKAVFYHAGCPVCVDAEQVVLRYLDKSKVNTEIVHLGNDRNRIEEAKKAGIQSVPALVIDGNVYHINYGASLEDVKKG, encoded by the coding sequence ATGACAAAAGCAGTTTTTTATCACGCCGGTTGCCCAGTTTGCGTAGATGCTGAACAAGTCGTGCTTAGATATCTTGATAAGTCAAAAGTCAATACAGAAATCGTACATCTCGGTAACGATCGAAATCGTATCGAAGAAGCGAAGAAAGCCGGTATTCAGTCAGTTCCTGCCTTGGTGATTGACGGAAACGTATACCATATTAATTATGGAGCAAGTCTTGAAGATGTAAAAAAAGGATAA